In Streptomyces sp. SLBN-118, the following are encoded in one genomic region:
- a CDS encoding Mrp/NBP35 family ATP-binding protein has product MATEDAVLEALATVNDPEINRPITDLGMVKSVEIGADGAVAVTVYLTVSGCPMRETITKNVTDAVARVEGVSRVDVTLDVMGDEQRRELAASLRGGTAEREVPFAKPGSLTRVYAVASGKGGVGKSSVTVNLAAAMAADGLKVGVVDADIYGHSVPRMLGADGRPTQVENMIMPPSANGVKVISIGMFTPGNAPVVWRGPMLHRALQQFLADVYWGDLDVLLLDLPPGTGDIAISVAQLVPNAEILVVTTPQQAAAEVAERAGSIAVQTHQKIVGVVENMSGMPCPHCDEMVDVFGSGGGLRVAEGLTKTTGANVPVLGSIPIDVRLREGSDEGKPVVLTDPDSPAGAALRAIAGKLGGRARGLSGMSLGITPRNKF; this is encoded by the coding sequence ATGGCTACGGAAGACGCGGTGCTTGAGGCACTGGCGACGGTGAACGACCCCGAGATCAACCGCCCGATCACAGACCTCGGCATGGTCAAATCAGTCGAGATCGGGGCGGACGGGGCGGTTGCCGTCACGGTTTATCTCACCGTCTCCGGGTGCCCGATGCGCGAGACGATCACCAAGAACGTGACCGACGCGGTCGCACGCGTCGAGGGCGTTTCGCGCGTCGACGTCACACTGGACGTGATGGGCGACGAGCAGCGGCGCGAGCTGGCGGCCTCGCTGCGCGGCGGCACAGCCGAGCGCGAGGTGCCGTTCGCCAAGCCGGGCTCGCTGACCAGGGTGTACGCGGTGGCCTCGGGCAAGGGCGGCGTCGGCAAGTCCTCCGTGACCGTGAACCTGGCGGCGGCCATGGCGGCCGACGGGCTGAAGGTCGGCGTCGTCGACGCCGACATCTACGGGCACAGCGTGCCGCGCATGCTCGGTGCGGACGGCCGTCCCACCCAGGTGGAGAACATGATCATGCCGCCGTCCGCGAACGGCGTGAAGGTCATCTCGATCGGCATGTTCACCCCGGGCAACGCCCCGGTGGTGTGGCGCGGCCCGATGCTGCACCGCGCACTCCAGCAGTTCTTGGCGGACGTGTACTGGGGCGACCTGGACGTGCTGCTCCTCGACCTGCCGCCGGGCACCGGCGACATCGCGATCTCCGTGGCGCAGCTGGTGCCGAACGCCGAGATCCTGGTGGTCACAACCCCGCAGCAGGCTGCGGCCGAGGTGGCCGAGCGGGCCGGTTCGATCGCCGTACAGACGCACCAGAAGATCGTGGGCGTCGTCGAGAACATGTCGGGCATGCCGTGCCCGCACTGCGACGAGATGGTCGACGTCTTCGGCTCCGGCGGCGGCCTGCGCGTCGCCGAGGGGCTCACGAAGACGACCGGAGCGAATGTGCCGGTACTGGGCTCGATCCCGATCGACGTCCGCCTGCGCGAGGGCAGCGACGAGGGCAAGCCGGTCGTCCTGACCGACCCGGACTCGCCGGCGGGCGCCGCGCTGCGGGCGATCGCGGGCAAGCTGGGTGGCCGGGCGCGCGGTCTTTCGGGCATGTCGCTGGGCATCACGCCGCGCAATAAGTTCTGA